From the Hylaeus volcanicus isolate JK05 chromosome 4, UHH_iyHylVolc1.0_haploid, whole genome shotgun sequence genome, one window contains:
- the LOC128875318 gene encoding uncharacterized protein LOC128875318: protein MDIDLLKLSNSLWKRETPKTSNISKISTSQNPLAVEEEPITGKNEVEDEVILLNKRQAWKRENEEQLEEVAFGEDMRKGLKDKELFEKLTEIDKEKSLSGSDAENKRKDGNAETNVSPISSNTRRDNDLEIKYEDCVSCNRNSNDSLSEEDKLRILEERINVYSDR from the exons ATGGATATCGACCTTTTGAAACTAAGTAATTCTCTGTGGAAAAGGGAGACTCCAAAGACgtcgaatatttcgaaaatctCTACGAGTCAAA aTCCACTCGCGGTAGAAGAGGAGCCAATAACAGGGAAAAACGAAGTGGAGGACGAGGTAATATTGCTCAATAAACGGCAAGCatggaaaagagaaaacgaggaGCAATTGGAAGAAGTTGCCTTCGGCGAGGACATGAGAAAAGGGTTGAAGGACAAAGAATTGTTCGAGAAACTGACCGAGATAGATAAGGAGAAGAGCTTATCGGGGTCGGATGCTGAGAATAAACGAAAAGATGGGAACGCGGAGACGAATGTTTCGCCTATTAGTTCGAACACGCGGCGAGACAATGATCTCGAGATAAAATACGAGGATTGCGTTTCATGCAACCGAAACAGTAATGATAGTTTATCGGAGGAGGACAAGCTGAGGATTCTCGAAGAAAGGATAAACGTTTATTCGGATCGATGA